CGGCAAACACGCTGGTTGCGTTACATGGGGCCAGCATCCACACCGCTGAAAAATTCAGACCGGATCGTGAGTTTCTGGAATGGCACAATCGGGAAGTATTTATTGCGTGACAGGGATGGGATGGTGAGCACCGCATCCCCCCCACCTGATGAACTTTGACAATGATTGTCAATCATTGTAATGTTTATTTGATCCTGGAATTTTCAGCAAGGAGAAATCGATGCATATCTCATTGACCCCGGAGTTGGAAACACGTATCAAGGCCAAGGTGGAAAGTGGCCTCTACAACAACGCAAGTGAGGTCATCCGGGAAGCTTTGCGCTTTATGGAAACCAATGAGGAATGGATTCGCGAAATCCGCCTCGCCCGCCTGCG
Above is a window of Desulfuromonadaceae bacterium DNA encoding:
- a CDS encoding type II toxin-antitoxin system ParD family antitoxin produces the protein MHISLTPELETRIKAKVESGLYNNASEVIREALRFMETNEEWIREIRLARLRVQLQIGVDQLAQGQGIRMTSKDGLDRLFDEILTSPEV